A stretch of DNA from Roseovarius faecimaris:
CACACTCCCTGGCTACCACACGTCATAATGCGTTTCAGCTGAAACTCAACTGCGCCGACACGGCGCTCAGCTTCAGGTCAATCGGGTGTCCACAATACCCGATTCGCCCCTCGGCTTCATGGGAAAACCGGAAAAAACTTCCCACCGGCAACGCAGCGCGGATTTGGGGCCTGTGCCTGCACAAAGGGATTGTCGCCCCAAATCGGGGCTTGTATCACATCATCTATGAGTGATTTGGTCGACGACCCCAACATGGCGGTATCCGAACCGCTGCGCCGCGCCATCGGCGAGCGCTATCTGACCTATGCGCTCAGCACGATCATGCACCGCGCCCTGCCCGATGCCCGCGACGGGTTGAAGCCCGTGCACCGGCGCATCCTTTATGCGATGCACCGCCTGCGGCTTGCCTCAACCGGCAAGTTCCTCAAATCCGCCAAAATCTCCGGCGACACGATGGGCGATTTCCACCCCCACGGCGATGCGGCGATCTATGACGCCATGGCGCGGCTGGCTCAGGATTTCTCGGTCCGCTACCCGCTCGTGGATGGCCAGGGCAATTTCGGCAATATCGACGGCGACAACCCTGCCGCCTCTCGCTATACCGAAGCGCGGATGACAGCCGTGGCCGAGCTTCTGCTCAACGGTCTTGACGAAAACGCCGTCGATTTCCGCGACAATTACGATGGCCGGCTGACCGAACCTTCGGTCCTGCCCGCCGAGTTTCCGAACCTTCTGGCCAATGGCGCGTCAGGGATTGCCGTGGGCATGGCCACCAATATCCCGCCGCATAACGTGTCGGAACTGATCGACGCCTGCCTGCACCTGATCAAGACGCCTGACGCGCGCGACGACACGCTCTTGAAGTACGTGCCCGGCCCGGACTTCCCCACCGGCGGCGTCATTGTCGAGCCCGCTGAGAACATCACCCAGGCCTATCGCACCGGGCGCGGCTCGATGCGGCTGCGCTGCAAATGGAAGGTCGAAGATCTTGGCCGTGGCCAATGGCAGATCGTCGTCACCGAAATCCCCTATCAGGTGCAGAAATCCAAGCTGATCGAAAAGATCGCCGAACTGATCCAGCTCAAGAAAATCCCGATCCTCGCCGATGTCCGGGACGAAAGCGCCGATGACATCCGCCTGATCCTTGAGCCGCGCTCGAAGAATGTCGAACCCGATGTGCTCATGAACATGATGTTCCGCAACTCCGATCTGGAGGTGCGGTTCTCGCTCAACATGAACGTACTGATCGACGGGCTGACACCACGCGTTTGCTCAATGAAAGAGGTGCTGCGCGCCTTCCTCGATTTCCGCCGCGAGGTGCTCCTGCGCCGCTCAAAGCACCGGATGGACAAGATCGACCACCGGCTGGAAGTGCTGCAGGGCCTGATCACCGCCTTCCTGAACCTCGACCGCGTGATCGAGATCATCCGCTATGATGACGAGCCGAAGATTGCTCTGATGTACGAGGACTGGAGCCGCCCGCATCAGGCCACGCTCAGCCGGGCGATGCATGAGGCCGATTATGTCTCGCCGCTTGAAGGCGTGGATATGGACAGCCTCGTGCTCATCGCCGATGAAGAGGCGCGTGCCACCGGCGTGCTGGCCGAAAGCGACGAGAGCCGCGCCATACCGATGAGCTATGCAGGCCGCGAAAACGGTCTCTCGGACGTGCAGGCCGAGGCGATCCTCAACATGCGCCTGCGCTCCCTGCGGCGACTTGAGGAAGAGGCCCTGCTGCGCGAGCGTGACACCCTGATGGAAGAACGCGCCGGGCTCGAGGACCTGCTGGAAAGCGACGAACTGCAATGGCAGGCCATCGCGGATCAGCTCAGAGCGGTCAAGAAAACATTCGGCAAGGACACCGAGCAAGGCGCGCGCCGCACGCTGATCGAAGAAGCGGCCGAGGTCGAAGACGTGCCCCTTGAGGCGATGATCGACCGCGAACCGATCACCGTCGTCTGCTCGCAAATGGGCTGGATCCGCGCCATGACCGGCCATATCGACCTGACCCGCGAATTGAAATTCAAGGATGGCGACGCCCCACGCTTCATGTTCCACGCCGAAACCACGGACAAGCTTCTGGTCTTTGGCACCAACGGGCGGTTCTACACCGTTTCAGCCAGCAACCTGCCCGGCGGGCGCGGCATGGGCGAGCCTCTGCGCCTGATGGTCGATCTGCCCAACGAGGCCGAGATCGTGGATCTCTTCATCCACGCGCCCGGTCGCAAGCTTCTGGTGGCCTCCTCGGCGGGCGACGGGTTTGTCGTGCCCGAAGACGAGGTGCTGGCCCAGACCCGCACAGGCAAACAGGTGCTCAACGTCAAGGGCGAGGCCCGCGCGAAAGTCTGCAAACCAGTCTCGGGCGACACCGTGGCCTGCGTCGGCGAGAACCGCAAAGTGCTGCTCTTCGCGCTCTCCGAACTGCCCGAAATGGGCCGGGGCAAGGGCGTGCGGCTTCAGAAATACAAGGATGGCGGGCTATCTGACGCCACCACCTTCACCCTGGCCGACGGGCTCAGCTGGCTCGATCCCGCCGGGCGCACCCGCACCGAGACAGACCTGGCCGAATGGCAAGGCAAACGCGCCTCCGCCGGCCGCATGGCCCCGCGCGGTTTTCCTCGGGATAACCGGTTCACGTAAGACGGGCCTGCATGCACGATTGTGCCGAAGGCCCGGTGCGCTGATGTTGCTGCCGCTGACATCAAAACTGCCGCAGGACCATGGCCAGCCCCCGGGGTGGCGATCCTGTCAGGCGTTCCGGGGCACTTTATCCCCGCCACATCCGCGCGCAGAACGAGAGAGGCACCTAGCCCCGCCATATCGCCAGCCCTGGTAGGGGGGCTGGCGATGGGCCGGGCCGCTGCGCGGCTGTTAACCGGCCTGTGGGCCGCTGATCAATGACCGCTCAGGGCTCAATCCAGCGCGAAGGTCAGCCCGAAAGTCACCAGCCCGTCCAGCGTCCCGCCATCCGCCGGGATCAGCTGCACGAAGGCATTGCGATAACGCGTCTGCACGCCCACCAGCGGCACCGCGTCGCCGATGGAATGGTCGAACTGGTCGCCCTCTCCGGGATACCAGGCCAGCCCGCCAAACACACCCAGCTCAAACTCCGGCGCAATTTCAACGCCATAGCTCAGCGCGCCCAGCACCGAGATATCCTCATAGCTGTTGTAATACGCGCCCAGCGAATACCCCAGGGCGCTTTGCTGCCAGGTCAGGATCACACCGGGGTTGATCTCCTGAAAATCGCGGGTGGCATTGATATGATGACTGCCCAGAAGGATCGACACGCGATCCGGGTCGGCCTCGGCGGCCAGGGGCAAGGCGGCCAGCGCCAGGGCCATTCTCAGTGTCATTGCCGTGTCTCCTGCTCGGATGGCCCCTCTTTGACGGGGGCCCTTTCCTTTGCTCATAGGCGCTTAATCAGGCGATATTATGGCAGCTCACCCCGCCATTCCCGCCCCCCCTTTGCGAGACGGGCTGTCAGGCCCGGCGAGCGGCTCGGCCATCAGCCACACGCCCCCCTCGGGTCTGAGCGTCAGTATCTGCACCGGCTTCGGGTCTTTCCCGGGCACCGGTGTAAACCTGAACCGCGACAGAAGCGTCGCCAGAATGATCACCGCTTCCTGCAGCGCAAAACTGGCCCCGATGCAGATGCGCGGCCCGTCACCGAACGGCAGATAGGCATAGCGCTCTACCGCCTTGCGATCGGCAAACCGTTCCGGGCGGAACATGTTCGGCGCCTCCCACAGCCGCTCCGACCGGTGCAGCGCATAGATCGGGATGATGACGGTATCGCCGGGCAAAATCTCGCACCCGCAAAGCTCATCGCGCGCCTGCGCCGTGCGCGAGATCATCGCCGCCGGCGGATAAAGCCTCAGCGCCTCATCGGCGATCATCCGGATATACGGCAGCTTCGCCACATCCTCCCCCGCCGCCGCGCGCCCGCCAAGCACCGCCTGCGCCTCGCTGCGCGCCTTGTCCTGCACCTCCTGGTCATAGGCGACAAGATAGAGCGACCACGCCAGGGTCAGCGCCGTCGTCTCATGCCCCGCCACGATAAAGGTCAGCAGGTTATCGCGCAGCTCGGCGGTGTTCATCTGCCGCTTGGTCTCCGGGTCCTCCCCGGCCAGCAGCAGATCCAGAAGGTCCGGCACATCGCGCCCGCCCCGCAGACGCCGCGCCTCGACCGCCTCATCGGCCACCCGCTTCATCTCGGCCACCGCCTTGCCGGAAAAGACCCGCCCCGGGCGCGGCACCCAGTCGGGCAGACCCAGCATGTCAAACAGCGATATCCGCCCCGCGGCCTCGATGTAGTCGTCTATCGCACGGTGCACGGCCTCTGCATCCATCTGCCCGTCGCCGGAAAAGGTCACATCGCTGATCACGTCAAAGGTCGTGCGCACCATGTCCGCGGCCATATCGACCGCGCGGTCGCCTGCGGCGGCAATCCGCGTGCAGCTGCGCTCGGCCGCCTCGCCCATGATCGGGGCCAGGTTCATCACGTTGCGATGGGAAAAGACAGGCGCCGCCGCCCGCCTCTGCCAGCGCCAATGCGCCCCTTCGGCAATGAACAGACTGTCGCCGATCGCGGGCCTGAGCAGGTTCTTCGTGACCAGAGACTTTGGATAATTCTCAATATTTTCCAGCAGCATACGCCGGATCGCCCCCGGCTCCATCACCATATGCCAGCGCTTTCCGGTCCGCCCCGAAAGGATCGGGCGCCGTACCGCCTCATCGGGAATGATGTCGATCAGGTTCCGCCGCGAAGCCGCCAGCGAGGCAAAAAGCCCCATCGGTTCGGTATGCAGCGGCACAAAGACGGGCGGCGTTTCGCGGGGCATGGGCGGGCCTTTCAGGTCTGCCATTGATATAGGAAGCCGCCCGGGCGCGGGCAAATCGTTGCGCTCGGCCTGCCTTTTCGCTATCCGGGCGGGCAGATCATGCCTTGGGGGCCCCTATGACTCGACTGCTCGCGCTTTTTGCCACGCTCTGCCTGCTCGCGGCCTGCACCAACCCGAACGACCTCGATCAAGCGCCGGTCGATCTGGGCGATTTCCGGCTTGGCCATAACGTGGCCGTGGCCCCCAACATCACCAAGGGCCCCGCCTCGCGCGAGGCCAGCGCCGAGGAATGGATCGCCGCCATGCAGGCCGCGATTGACGAACGCTTCGGGCGCTATGAGGGCGACAAGCTCTATCATTTCGGCATCAGCATCGAAGGCTATGTGCTGGCCGTGCCCGGCGTGCCGGTCGTGGCCTCTCCCAAATCGGCCCTTATCATCCGGGTCACGCTCTGGGACGACGCAGCGCAGGCCAAGCTGAATGAAGAACCTGAACAGGTCACGATCATCGAAAGCTTTTCCGCCGACACCTGGATCGGCTCCGGCCTGACCCAGTCCAAGGAAAAGCAGATGGAGAACCTCACGCGCAACGCCGCCAAGCTCATCGAAAACTGGATGGTCCGGCAACGCGCCAAGCAAGGCTGGTTCGGCCCCGAGCCCATGGCCTCGCCAGACCCTCAGACCGACAGCGAGGCGCCGGTCGATCCCGAAGCCACCGGCACAGAGACCGGACCGACGGACGAAACGGAAGACAGCTGAAGCCAGCCAGGGCCGACGCCGCAGCACTCGTTTCTATTGTAGGGAATTGGCAGTGCAGGCAGTCTTGAGCTATCCAGTCTCGGAGCAATTTCCCTGAAAACAGGGAATTTACAGGGAAATTCTGCGAATATAGCCTGAAATTGGCGTGCCCCCTTCGGGTGGTCCGGTTTAATTGTTAGTGCATCGTGGGCCTCTGGTCCATTGGAACGATGCTTTTGGGCGCGGGTGGGCGGTAACCCAATGCGCTGTGGGGTCTGACCGTGCTGTAGTGGACGCGCCATTGCTCGATCAGGATTTGAGCCTCGCGTAAGGTATAGAAGATTTCGCCGTTGAGTAGCTCGTCGCGGAAACGGGCGTTGAAGCTTTCGCAATATCCATTCTCCCAAGGCGACCCTGGTTCGATGTAGGCCGTTTTTGCTCCGACGGCGGCGATCCAGTCTCGCACCTTCTGAGCGATAAATTCTGGTCCGTTGTCGGATCTTATCCACTCCGGCGGGCCACGCAGGATGAACAGGTCGGTCAGTGCATCCAGCACATCGGTTGAGTTGAGTTTGCGATCGACGCGGATCATCAGCGCCTCCCTGGTGTATTCGTCGATGATGTTGAGCGTTCGATAGACGCGCCCATCAGCGGTTCGATCCTGCACGAAGTCATAGGACCAAACGTGGTTCGGTCGTTCGGGCCTGAGACGCACGCATGATCCGTCGTTCAGCCAAAGCCGCCCTTTCTTCTTCTGTTTCTGTGGAACCTTCAGCCCTTCACGCCGCCATATCCGTTCAACCCGCTTATGATTCACACACCACCCAGCGTTGTTCAGCAAACCAGTGACCATGCGATACCCATAGCGCCCGTACTGGTCGGCCAGCTCAATGATGTCGTCGGTCAATCGCGCTTCATCAGCACGGCCTTGGGGGACCTTGCGCTGCGTCGATCGATGCTGCCCAAGTGCGCGGCAGGCGCGGCGTTCAGACACGCCAAGCTCCTGCCGCACATGGTCGACGCATTTCCGGCGACGCGAAGGGCTCAGAAGTTTCCCTTTGCGGCTTCCGTCAGGATGAGCTTATCCAAGGTCAAATCGGACACCGCTCGACGCAGCCTTTGGTTCTCTTTCTCCAGCTCTTTCAGACGGGCAAGCTGAGACCGCTGCATCCCGCCATAGAGCTTTCGCCATCGATAGAACGTCTGTTGCGTCACGCCGATTTGGCGCACTGCCTCGACAATCGTCGCGCCTTGCCCCTGCAGAACTTCAACCTGTCGAAGCTTCGAAACAATCTCTTCGGGCTTCTCTCGTTTTCCAGCCATCGCTGATCCTCCAATTTGCGGGATAATCTATCCCAGTTGGTGGACCACTTTCAGGGGGCTACTCCAAGCTTCAACACCGCGACCAGCATGGGGCGCCTGACGCTGAACATGTTGCTGAGCTTCGCCCAGTTCGAGCGCGAAGTGACCTCTGAGCGCATTCGCGACAAGATCGCCGCATCCAAGCGCAAGGGCATGTGGATGGGTGGGAATGTTCCGCTGGGCTACCAGGCAAATGGACGGACGCTGAAGATCGATGAGGCCGAGGCACATACGGTTCGCACCCTCTACGATCTCTATCAGAAACTGGGCTCTGTACGGGACCTGAAAAACCGCGCAGAAGCCATTGGCTTCAGGTCTCGCCGTCGCGAACGATCATGTGGGCGAGTGTCCGGGGGCATTCCGTTCGACCGCGGTCATCTCCATCATATTCTCAGCAATCCGATCTATGCCGGGCGAATCCGGCACAAGGGGCAGATCTATGATGGGCAGCATCCAGCCATCATCGATCCACAGGCGTGGGACAAGGTTCAGGAGCTGCTGCAAAGCGGCGCCACAATCTCACGCGGCACCAGGAAAAAAGCAGTCACTTCGCCGCTGGCTGGCAAGCTCTTTGATGAAACCGGTGATCGCCTGACGCCCAGCCACAGCCGGAAGAATGGCAAGAGATTGCGCTACTACGTCTCCCGACGGGTAATTGCGGGTGGCAGCAAAGAACATCCGGATGCCTGGCGGCTGCCCGCTGAACAGGTCGAGAGGGTACTGACCGAGCTGGTCAGACGCCATCTCGGAAAGCCGGATGCGGCGGCATCAGTGACACTGGGTGTGCCAGCGGCGGAGATCAAGGCGGTCGCCGGGAAACTGTCGGAGTGCATCAGTTCGGCTGACGGCTTGGATTTGATCGAACAGGTCTATCTGCAGCCAGGCGCGATAAGCGTTCAGCTGGACACGAAAGTTCTTGCAAATTGGCTGGGCTGCCTGCCAGGGCAGATCAACACATCGGCACTGACAATCGAAGCACCATTCCAGATGCGCAGGCGAGGTGTCGAGCTGAAACTGCATCTTGGCGATCCCGCGCCGGAGATCGACAAAACGCTGGTGCAGAATATCGCGAAGGGACGTCGCTGGTTGGCGATGATTGTTGATGGCAAGTCGTTCTCAGAAATCGCAGACAATGAGAACGTATCAACACGCCGCATCCAGGACATCGCCAATCTCGCACTGATCGCACCTGACATTCTGGATGCCATCACACTTGGCGAACAGCCCGATGGTCTCTCCACCGATTACCTGATCAAAACC
This window harbors:
- a CDS encoding DNA topoisomerase IV subunit A; this translates as MSDLVDDPNMAVSEPLRRAIGERYLTYALSTIMHRALPDARDGLKPVHRRILYAMHRLRLASTGKFLKSAKISGDTMGDFHPHGDAAIYDAMARLAQDFSVRYPLVDGQGNFGNIDGDNPAASRYTEARMTAVAELLLNGLDENAVDFRDNYDGRLTEPSVLPAEFPNLLANGASGIAVGMATNIPPHNVSELIDACLHLIKTPDARDDTLLKYVPGPDFPTGGVIVEPAENITQAYRTGRGSMRLRCKWKVEDLGRGQWQIVVTEIPYQVQKSKLIEKIAELIQLKKIPILADVRDESADDIRLILEPRSKNVEPDVLMNMMFRNSDLEVRFSLNMNVLIDGLTPRVCSMKEVLRAFLDFRREVLLRRSKHRMDKIDHRLEVLQGLITAFLNLDRVIEIIRYDDEPKIALMYEDWSRPHQATLSRAMHEADYVSPLEGVDMDSLVLIADEEARATGVLAESDESRAIPMSYAGRENGLSDVQAEAILNMRLRSLRRLEEEALLRERDTLMEERAGLEDLLESDELQWQAIADQLRAVKKTFGKDTEQGARRTLIEEAAEVEDVPLEAMIDREPITVVCSQMGWIRAMTGHIDLTRELKFKDGDAPRFMFHAETTDKLLVFGTNGRFYTVSASNLPGGRGMGEPLRLMVDLPNEAEIVDLFIHAPGRKLLVASSAGDGFVVPEDEVLAQTRTGKQVLNVKGEARAKVCKPVSGDTVACVGENRKVLLFALSELPEMGRGKGVRLQKYKDGGLSDATTFTLADGLSWLDPAGRTRTETDLAEWQGKRASAGRMAPRGFPRDNRFT
- a CDS encoding cytochrome P450; the encoded protein is MPRETPPVFVPLHTEPMGLFASLAASRRNLIDIIPDEAVRRPILSGRTGKRWHMVMEPGAIRRMLLENIENYPKSLVTKNLLRPAIGDSLFIAEGAHWRWQRRAAAPVFSHRNVMNLAPIMGEAAERSCTRIAAAGDRAVDMAADMVRTTFDVISDVTFSGDGQMDAEAVHRAIDDYIEAAGRISLFDMLGLPDWVPRPGRVFSGKAVAEMKRVADEAVEARRLRGGRDVPDLLDLLLAGEDPETKRQMNTAELRDNLLTFIVAGHETTALTLAWSLYLVAYDQEVQDKARSEAQAVLGGRAAAGEDVAKLPYIRMIADEALRLYPPAAMISRTAQARDELCGCEILPGDTVIIPIYALHRSERLWEAPNMFRPERFADRKAVERYAYLPFGDGPRICIGASFALQEAVIILATLLSRFRFTPVPGKDPKPVQILTLRPEGGVWLMAEPLAGPDSPSRKGGAGMAG
- a CDS encoding IS3 family transposase (programmed frameshift), translating into MAGKREKPEEIVSKLRQVEVLQGQGATIVEAVRQIGVTQQTFYRWRKLYGGMQRSQLARLKELEKENQRLRRAVSDLTLDKLILTEAAKGKLLSPSRRRKCVDHVRQELGVSERRACRALGQHRSTQRKVPQGRADEARLTDDIIELADQYGRYGYRMVTGLLNNAGWCVNHKRVERIWRREGLKVPQKQKKKGRLWLNDGSCVRLRPERPNHVWSYDFVQDRTADGRVYRTLNIIDEYTREALMIRVDRKLNSTDVLDALTDLFILRGPPEWIRSDNGPEFIAQKVRDWIAAVGAKTAYIEPGSPWENGYCESFNARFRDELLNGEIFYTLREAQILIEQWRVHYSTVRPHSALGYRPPAPKSIVPMDQRPTMH
- a CDS encoding recombinase family protein, yielding MGRLTLNMLLSFAQFEREVTSERIRDKIAASKRKGMWMGGNVPLGYQANGRTLKIDEAEAHTVRTLYDLYQKLGSVRDLKNRAEAIGFRSRRRERSCGRVSGGIPFDRGHLHHILSNPIYAGRIRHKGQIYDGQHPAIIDPQAWDKVQELLQSGATISRGTRKKAVTSPLAGKLFDETGDRLTPSHSRKNGKRLRYYVSRRVIAGGSKEHPDAWRLPAEQVERVLTELVRRHLGKPDAAASVTLGVPAAEIKAVAGKLSECISSADGLDLIEQVYLQPGAISVQLDTKVLANWLGCLPGQINTSALTIEAPFQMRRRGVELKLHLGDPAPEIDKTLVQNIAKGRRWLAMIVDGKSFSEIADNENVSTRRIQDIANLALIAPDILDAITLGEQPDGLSTDYLIKTHFSAIWSEQRAQFAAL